One window of the Peptacetobacter hiranonis genome contains the following:
- a CDS encoding FeoA family protein, which produces MNTVFDLKVGEKGRIDNINGNEKLAKRLLALGCINNTEIEVKKVAPFGDPILVRFRGLDLAIRKSDAKNIVLQ; this is translated from the coding sequence ATGAATACAGTTTTTGATTTAAAAGTTGGCGAAAAAGGCCGCATTGATAATATAAATGGAAACGAAAAATTAGCAAAAAGACTTCTTGCTCTAGGTTGTATAAACAACACTGAAATAGAAGTAAAAAAGGTTGCTCCTTTTGGTGACCCAATACTTGTAAGATTTAGAGGGCTTGATCTTGCTATCAGAAAATCTGACGCAAAGAACATAGTTCTTCAGTAA
- the baiCD gene encoding bile acid Fe-S flavoenzyme BaiCD codes for MFNNLFNSIDLKGLHLKNRIIFPAMGTKMAEEDGNVSQQIIDYQVARVKGGCGLNMSEVCSVHKASAPKGFLAIHSDSLIESHKKFTEAIHNAGGKCGVQLWQGSLASSLDPSAEILVADDFKYGKYTIPKISVEKIKEVVDSFGEAARRSVEAGYDCIGFHCGHNYLPHSFLTAGMNNRDDEYGGSLENRAKFPLECIRAIRKNIPNDMPLIMRVDAHDDYFKNGLTIDDIIKFCLMAKEAGVDALDISRGNMITPGLKYEVPPIDIPNGFNVENAARIKKETGMVTIAVGRINTPKLADEIIADGKADMVVVGRGQLADPEFCNKAKDGKLDEIVYCVGCNQGCYDGFTDPNVPFITCLRNPLLGHESDDFISKPTEKKKVLVAGAGVGGLEVACLLKEKGHDVVVYESSDHTGGQFLTAGKAPRKNEMLLAAQSYEKKAERLGIEIHLNTPVNAELIRKEMPDEVVAAIGAVPIKIPVDGYDNDNVFSSHDVLNGKSVPFGKCVVIGGGLVGVETAEFIKENLDLDVTIVEMNDEVAKDLGAIRKICVMESLSKSNIKAETSARLTRIGDGFIAVDRDGEEEYILADSVVMAIGAKAKAHDEIKNECEKLSIPCHVIGDTKRARRAINSIREAYEVAGEI; via the coding sequence ATGTTTAATAATTTATTTAATTCTATAGATTTAAAAGGTTTACACCTTAAAAACCGTATAATTTTCCCAGCAATGGGGACTAAAATGGCTGAGGAAGACGGAAATGTATCTCAGCAGATAATAGATTACCAAGTTGCCAGAGTAAAAGGTGGATGTGGACTTAATATGAGTGAGGTCTGTTCTGTCCACAAAGCGAGTGCACCAAAGGGATTTTTAGCAATTCACAGCGATTCTTTAATAGAATCACATAAAAAATTTACTGAAGCTATCCACAATGCCGGTGGAAAATGTGGAGTACAGCTTTGGCAAGGAAGTTTAGCATCTTCATTAGATCCTAGTGCAGAGATTTTAGTTGCAGATGACTTTAAATACGGGAAATACACTATCCCAAAAATAAGTGTTGAAAAAATTAAAGAGGTTGTAGATAGCTTTGGAGAAGCTGCTAGAAGAAGTGTTGAAGCTGGATACGATTGTATAGGATTCCACTGTGGACACAATTACCTACCACACTCATTCCTAACCGCAGGTATGAATAATAGAGATGATGAATATGGTGGTAGCCTTGAAAATAGAGCAAAATTCCCTCTTGAATGTATAAGAGCAATAAGAAAAAATATACCAAATGATATGCCTTTAATAATGAGAGTTGATGCTCACGACGATTATTTCAAAAACGGGCTTACTATAGATGATATTATAAAATTCTGCTTAATGGCTAAAGAAGCTGGTGTAGATGCACTAGATATTTCTAGAGGAAATATGATTACACCTGGTTTAAAATATGAAGTTCCACCTATTGATATCCCAAACGGATTTAATGTAGAAAACGCAGCTAGAATAAAGAAGGAAACTGGTATGGTTACAATAGCTGTTGGTAGAATTAATACTCCAAAATTAGCAGATGAGATAATTGCAGATGGAAAAGCAGATATGGTTGTCGTTGGTAGAGGACAGCTTGCCGATCCAGAATTCTGTAATAAAGCAAAAGACGGAAAACTTGATGAAATAGTGTACTGTGTTGGATGCAATCAGGGTTGCTACGATGGATTTACAGATCCTAATGTGCCTTTCATCACTTGTTTAAGAAACCCTCTACTTGGGCACGAGTCTGATGATTTTATATCTAAACCAACTGAAAAGAAAAAGGTACTTGTTGCAGGTGCTGGTGTTGGTGGACTTGAGGTAGCTTGTCTTTTAAAAGAAAAAGGACACGATGTTGTTGTATATGAATCATCTGACCACACTGGAGGACAGTTCTTAACGGCTGGAAAAGCTCCAAGAAAGAACGAAATGCTACTTGCTGCCCAGTCTTATGAGAAAAAAGCTGAAAGACTAGGCATAGAAATACATTTAAACACACCTGTAAATGCAGAACTTATAAGAAAAGAAATGCCTGATGAGGTAGTTGCTGCAATAGGTGCTGTACCTATAAAAATACCTGTGGATGGATACGATAATGATAATGTATTCTCTTCTCACGATGTATTAAATGGAAAATCTGTTCCATTTGGCAAATGTGTAGTAATTGGTGGTGGACTTGTAGGTGTTGAAACTGCTGAATTTATCAAAGAAAATTTAGACCTAGACGTTACAATAGTAGAAATGAACGACGAGGTTGCAAAAGATTTAGGTGCTATTAGAAAAATATGCGTTATGGAATCTTTAAGTAAGAGTAATATCAAAGCGGAAACTTCTGCAAGACTTACTCGTATTGGAGATGGTTTTATAGCTGTTGATAGAGATGGCGAAGAAGAATACATACTTGCAGATAGCGTTGTTATGGCAATCGGTGCTAAAGCTAAAGCTCACGATGAAATTAAGAATGAATGTGAAAAACTATCTATCCCTTGTCACGTTATAGGCGATACTAAAAGAGCTAGACGTGCTATAAACTCTATAAGAGAAGCGTACGAGGTAGCTGGAGAAATATAG